Proteins from a genomic interval of Daphnia pulex isolate KAP4 chromosome 4, ASM2113471v1:
- the LOC124192769 gene encoding E3 ubiquitin-protein ligase TRAIP-like, with protein MCVQFRCSICMELFGYSDVVVAPPCGHTFHSQCIRQWLGTHRDCPTCRQASSIRELRRVFLDSVEVDPANLQLKLDEMSRELNTEKQLKQFADEELRKCRKLLSTSRLELEKTKNQLKEKVDSEYIQQKLEEMTRERNSQLQLKQFADEEQFADEELRKCRVLLITSRLELKNAKKELKEQSSLAEARKAKLIEELEALTESISSL; from the exons ATGTGTGTCCAGTTCCGTTGTTCGATCTGCATGGAGCTCTTCGGTTACTCTGATGTTGTCGTGGCTCCACCATGTGGGCACACATTCCACAGCCAATGCATTCGACAATGGCTTGG TACCCATAGAGATTGTCCAACCTGTCGTCAAGCCTCTTCAATTAGAGAACTTCGAAGGGTATTTTTGGATTCTGTTGAAGTGGACCCTGCCAACCTACAACTTAAACTGGATGAAATGTCAAG GGAACTTAACACTGAAAAACAACTCAAGCAGTTTGCCGACGAAGagttaagaaaatgtcgaaaacTCCTTAGCACTTCCCGCCTTGAACTTGAGAAAACCAAGAATcaattgaaagagaaagtgGACTCTGAATATATTCAACAAAAGCTGGAAGAAATGACCAG GGAGCGTAATAGTCAACTACAACTAAAGCAGTTTGCCGACGAAGAGCAGTTTGCCGACGAAGAGTTAAGAAAATGTCGTGTACTCCTTATCACTTCCCGCCTTGAACTTAAGAATGCGAAGAAGGAATTGAAAGAACAATCCAGCTTGGCAGAAGCCCGAAAAGCAAAACTAATAGAGGAGCTTGAGGCCCTTACGGAGTCGATCTCATCACTTTAA
- the LOC124192768 gene encoding E3 ubiquitin-protein ligase TRAIP-like, giving the protein MRVQCAVCWDPFCDSDFVMAPRCGHLFHNKCIQQWLGTHRDCPTCRQASSIRELRRVFLDSVEVDPADLQLKLDEMSRELNTEKQLKQFADEELRKCRKLLSTSRLELKKTKNQLKKKVDSEDLQKKLEEMTRERNAQLQLNQFADEELRKCRVLLITSRLELKNAKKELKEQSSLAEAEKATLKEKLEAFTESISSPSGDPPHSALSQFKKMKFDLVPSTSGGWVTTKKVNGWIITPGSSSSSS; this is encoded by the exons ATGCGTGTACAGTGTGCTGTCTGTTGGGATCCCTTTTGTGACTCTGATTTTGTCATGGCTCCACGATGTGGACACTTGTTCCACAACAAATGCATTCAACAATGGCTTGG TACCCATAGAGATTGTCCAACCTGTCGTCAAGCCTCTTCAATTAGAGAACTTCGAAGGGTATTTTTGGATTCTGTTGAAGTGGACCCTGCCGACCTACAACTTAAACTGGATGAAATGTCAAG GGAACTTAACACTGAAAAACAACTCAAGCAGTTTGCCGACGAAGagttaagaaaatgtcgaaagCTTCTTAGCACTTCCCGCCTTGAACTTAAGAAAACCAAGAAtcaattgaagaagaaagtggaCTCTGAAGATCTTCAAAAGAAGTTGGAAGAAATGACCAG GGAGCGTAATGCTCAACTACAACTAAATCAGTTTGCCGACGAAGAGTTAAGAAAATGTCGTGTACTCCTTATCACTTCCCGCCTTGAACTTAAGAATGCGAAGAAGGAATTGAAGGAACAATCCAGCTTGGCAGAAGCGGAAAAAGCAACATTAAAAGAGAAGCTTGAGGCCTTTACGGAGTCGATCTCATCGCCGAGTGGTGATCCTCCCCACTCTGCGCTATcgcagtttaaaaaaatgaaattcgatcTGGTACCGTCAACAAGCGGAGGATGGGTTACTACCAAAAAGGTAAATGGGTGGATCATCACACCAGGTTCCTCCAGTTCATCAAGTTAA